From a single Rhodothermia bacterium genomic region:
- a CDS encoding response regulator transcription factor: MKKSAYIKVMIVDDGAFLDTCSRYFAGTEINVVATATSAEDAITQAIAHQNHLDVMVLDVDLGHGGYATDVIRELKKQNVHLKTLIVSGLVHEVAYVLPFKGQVEGILHKNEDKALIKKAIRGIASGKTGFYSLECTDILQNRDFRNFYTLSEEETEVLYLLTKGYTNTNRLAGYFLARSLDLEDGDFFAHLKRTKYLLPEDVPASKPTEKSVSTCLKHFLPPESAAVQKLSTELAFVRKQILQEDGSVRYEKSSSTNLPIEDQLDILLKREEGRIRRVVLPKIFDELEVESTIEALLWAQKWDLSKYYDLSYI; encoded by the coding sequence ATGAAAAAAAGTGCATACATCAAAGTTATGATTGTTGATGACGGGGCCTTTTTAGACACCTGTTCTCGATACTTTGCGGGTACGGAAATTAATGTTGTTGCAACGGCTACTTCGGCAGAAGACGCCATTACACAAGCAATCGCTCACCAAAATCATCTGGACGTCATGGTATTAGATGTGGATCTGGGACACGGTGGGTATGCAACTGATGTTATTCGCGAATTAAAAAAGCAGAATGTACACCTTAAAACCTTGATTGTTTCTGGCTTGGTTCATGAAGTGGCTTATGTATTGCCTTTCAAAGGGCAGGTCGAAGGCATCTTACATAAAAATGAAGACAAGGCTTTGATCAAAAAAGCGATTCGTGGTATCGCCTCAGGAAAAACCGGATTTTATTCTCTTGAATGTACGGACATACTGCAAAACAGAGACTTCCGAAACTTCTATACACTTTCAGAAGAAGAAACCGAGGTGCTTTATCTGCTTACGAAAGGTTATACGAATACCAACCGCTTGGCTGGATATTTTTTAGCACGTTCATTGGACTTGGAGGATGGGGATTTCTTTGCTCATTTGAAGCGGACAAAATACCTTTTACCAGAAGACGTTCCGGCGTCTAAGCCCACAGAAAAAAGTGTCAGTACCTGCCTTAAGCATTTTTTGCCTCCAGAAAGTGCGGCAGTACAGAAACTGTCCACCGAATTGGCTTTCGTCCGCAAACAAATCCTTCAGGAGGACGGAAGCGTGCGATATGAAAAATCTTCAAGTACAAATTTACCCATAGAGGATCAACTGGATATTCTCCTCAAACGAGAAGAAGGCCGGATACGGAGGGTTGTCCTTCCCAAAATCTTCGATGAACTGGAGGTGGAATCTACTATTGAAGCCTTGCTTTGGGCGCAAAAATGGGACTTGTCTAAGTATTATGATTTGTCCTATATATAA
- a CDS encoding aminotransferase class V-fold PLP-dependent enzyme encodes MLGTEPEVQTPLEKYFRRFRRNIVGIDQMFESPYGRKKIVYADWIASGRLYEPIERKMHEQFGPFVANTHTETSITGSLMTMAYHKAQTILKKHVNAGPNDALLLSGTGMTGAINKFQRILGLRVPDPLNEFIQVPPQDRPVVFISHMEHHSNQTSWLECLVDVVCLEPCERGLVNPDQLRFALSKFKDRKHKIGAFSACSNVTGIETPYHELARIMHENGGVCFVDFAMSAPYVDINMHPEDPLAALDAILFSPHKFLGGPGTPGVLIFNSQLYRSHVPDQPGGGTVAWTNPWGEHRYFDDIEAREDGGTPGFLQAMRAAFSVLLKEEMGTVNIRNREHELLAIAFERLRKIPGVYIFAEEHTNRLGAISFILQPLHYNLVVQLLNDRFGIQVRGGCSCAGTYGHYLLQVAPEVSHQMAERIDKGDLSAKMGWVRLSLHPTMTNAEVNYVCDAIAAIARNHTEWVKDYFYKSTTNEFVHKTQPDYRPLVEKWFRLASEDNFFQQTARQEVSAKMRVQNPIIQHHLEEKLPVVAENPLQTKEREAQHSHPPAKAKKYAFEVRTLFE; translated from the coding sequence ATGCTCGGTACCGAGCCCGAGGTACAAACACCGCTCGAAAAATATTTCAGGCGTTTTCGCCGCAACATCGTCGGGATAGACCAGATGTTTGAGTCGCCATATGGTCGAAAAAAAATTGTCTATGCGGATTGGATCGCGAGTGGGCGCTTATATGAGCCGATTGAGCGGAAAATGCACGAGCAGTTCGGGCCTTTTGTCGCCAATACCCATACGGAAACCAGCATTACAGGTTCTTTAATGACGATGGCTTACCATAAGGCACAAACCATCCTAAAAAAGCACGTCAATGCAGGGCCAAACGACGCTTTACTCCTAAGTGGGACTGGTATGACCGGAGCAATCAATAAATTCCAACGCATCTTGGGTCTTCGTGTCCCAGATCCACTTAACGAGTTTATTCAAGTGCCCCCGCAAGACCGACCGGTGGTGTTTATTTCCCATATGGAGCATCACTCGAACCAAACGTCTTGGTTAGAATGTTTGGTTGATGTGGTTTGCTTGGAGCCGTGCGAACGAGGTTTGGTAAACCCAGATCAACTACGGTTTGCCCTTTCCAAGTTCAAAGACCGCAAACATAAAATTGGGGCTTTTTCCGCATGTTCTAATGTAACGGGCATTGAGACGCCTTATCATGAGTTGGCCCGCATTATGCACGAAAATGGTGGTGTATGCTTTGTGGACTTTGCCATGAGTGCGCCTTATGTGGACATCAACATGCACCCAGAAGACCCTTTAGCGGCATTGGACGCCATTTTATTTTCTCCTCATAAATTTTTGGGTGGACCCGGAACGCCGGGCGTTTTGATATTTAACAGCCAACTCTATCGGTCGCATGTCCCAGACCAACCCGGAGGAGGGACGGTAGCCTGGACGAATCCGTGGGGAGAGCATCGGTATTTTGATGATATTGAAGCGCGAGAAGATGGTGGGACGCCGGGTTTTTTACAAGCAATGCGAGCCGCATTCTCTGTTCTACTTAAAGAAGAAATGGGAACGGTCAACATTCGCAATCGGGAGCATGAATTACTGGCCATCGCATTTGAACGGCTTCGTAAAATACCGGGGGTGTATATTTTTGCCGAGGAACACACCAACCGTCTGGGGGCCATCTCGTTTATCCTTCAGCCTTTACACTACAATTTGGTTGTTCAACTCTTGAACGACCGCTTTGGCATACAGGTACGGGGCGGATGTTCTTGTGCTGGTACTTATGGACACTATCTGTTACAAGTCGCTCCAGAGGTTTCGCACCAAATGGCGGAACGGATTGATAAAGGCGACCTATCTGCAAAGATGGGCTGGGTTAGGCTCTCCTTGCATCCGACGATGACAAATGCAGAAGTAAACTATGTATGTGATGCCATAGCCGCCATTGCCCGTAACCATACCGAATGGGTGAAAGACTATTTCTACAAATCCACAACAAACGAATTTGTGCATAAAACCCAGCCGGATTATCGTCCTTTGGTTGAAAAGTGGTTTAGGTTGGCGTCCGAGGACAACTTCTTTCAGCAAACGGCCCGCCAAGAGGTATCTGCCAAAATGCGGGTACAAAATCCAATTATACAACACCATTTGGAAGAAAAACTTCCGGTAGTTGCAGAAAACCCACTGCAAACTAAGGAACGCGAAGCGCAGCATTCTCACCCACCCGCCAAAGCAAAAAAATACGCTTTTGAAGTTCGGACGTTGTTCGAATAA
- a CDS encoding glycosyltransferase, giving the protein MKNILVIAYYFPPSGGPGVQRSLKFVRYLPDYGWMPTVLTVNPEDAAFPAVDESLLKEIPPMVEVARTSAFNPFEIYARLTGRTEQLVTVGTLHAAKNTKERLIQWLRANLFIPDARIGWNRSAIKKAFHLLKERNFDAILTTSPPHSTHLIGRRLHQKTGVPWVADFRDPWTGISYYHTLPHTKLARWWDAKLEQSILNEATLVTMVSPYYRKQMQQKMHAPEKVRLLSNGFDLNDFPPFSSSNTPKKGFTLGYIGSLFVNPAGLWEALSDVRSTMPHFKVSITGRIDERVWADICTKKVDDLVEITPYVPHDEALKRMQEADALLLVIEENKGTEGIMTGKLFEYLATQKPILAIGPPQGDAAKVLQEAGHGRMISKDDVSDIGARLLDLYQNRNVPSDLPYPNNFTRQALTQTLANWLDEITASNKPVYAK; this is encoded by the coding sequence ATGAAAAACATTTTGGTAATTGCCTATTACTTCCCGCCCTCCGGTGGGCCGGGGGTGCAACGAAGTTTGAAATTTGTACGCTATTTACCGGATTATGGGTGGATGCCGACGGTCTTGACAGTGAATCCGGAAGATGCCGCTTTTCCAGCGGTGGATGAGTCCTTGTTGAAAGAAATACCGCCTATGGTCGAGGTGGCCCGTACAAGTGCTTTCAATCCCTTCGAGATTTATGCCCGACTCACAGGGCGCACAGAACAGTTGGTGACAGTTGGAACCTTGCACGCGGCCAAAAACACCAAAGAACGCCTGATTCAATGGCTTCGTGCCAATCTTTTTATCCCTGATGCCCGCATTGGCTGGAACCGTTCGGCCATAAAAAAAGCCTTCCACCTTTTGAAAGAGCGTAATTTTGACGCTATCCTTACTACCTCACCACCCCACTCCACTCACCTCATCGGGCGAAGATTGCACCAGAAAACAGGAGTCCCTTGGGTAGCGGATTTCAGGGACCCTTGGACGGGCATTAGTTATTATCATACCTTACCACACACCAAATTGGCTCGCTGGTGGGATGCCAAACTTGAGCAATCCATACTAAACGAAGCCACTTTGGTCACCATGGTTTCCCCATATTACCGGAAGCAGATGCAGCAAAAAATGCACGCTCCAGAAAAGGTACGACTTTTATCGAACGGATTTGATCTGAATGACTTCCCACCGTTCTCCAGTAGCAACACTCCGAAAAAAGGATTCACTTTAGGGTACATCGGAAGTTTATTTGTAAATCCGGCGGGCTTGTGGGAGGCTCTTTCCGACGTCAGAAGCACGATGCCCCACTTCAAAGTAAGTATCACCGGACGGATAGATGAGCGGGTTTGGGCAGATATTTGTACAAAAAAAGTGGATGATTTGGTGGAGATAACGCCTTATGTACCTCATGACGAGGCATTAAAACGAATGCAGGAGGCCGATGCGTTGCTCTTGGTCATAGAAGAAAACAAGGGAACAGAGGGCATTATGACTGGAAAGCTGTTTGAATACTTGGCCACCCAAAAGCCGATCTTGGCCATTGGGCCTCCGCAGGGCGATGCAGCAAAGGTTTTACAAGAAGCAGGGCATGGGCGTATGATATCAAAAGATGATGTGTCTGATATTGGCGCTCGTCTTTTGGACTTGTACCAAAATCGAAATGTTCCATCAGATCTTCCTTACCCAAACAACTTTACTCGGCAAGCGCTTACACAAACCTTGGCCAATTGGTTAGATGAAATAACAGCATCTAACAAACCAGTTTACGCAAAATAA
- a CDS encoding lipoprotein, which yields MKKYLLLFGLVFALAGCDNWVQDIEKPINVITEDDLTDEAQVPFLVAGVKARFSTTYDQMAFMAGALSDELIFDTRVPNATFPTFDQLNKADILLDNNSVTGGMLALGELLYFSDNLAERVGKITFKTEATKNDALYNANLYGAIARYFWGAYFGLNPEQGGGVINAGPFIASNQMYDDAVTRLKTALTFVQGKAYETKLVNSVIAKVLFAKGDYAAAKAHAQAGLKKGDNPMLALYATTAVNGWYNNAGIGRTQLVADPRYATYAAETGEAARVPLTKLGTTFVYYRQEKYPARESSIPFVTWQENNLMLAEIAVREGAAADALPLVNEVRTTGRTIPALTVNPTVDTILVEREKELFCQGVRLIDQRRAGKWHLGNTPAGTPTWRFMPITERERNANPNLK from the coding sequence ATGAAAAAGTACCTTTTGCTCTTTGGGCTTGTATTTGCGCTGGCTGGTTGTGACAACTGGGTGCAAGATATCGAAAAGCCCATCAATGTGATTACCGAGGACGACCTAACCGATGAGGCGCAGGTTCCATTCCTCGTTGCGGGGGTTAAAGCCCGTTTCTCTACTACTTATGACCAAATGGCCTTTATGGCTGGGGCGCTTTCGGACGAATTGATCTTTGATACCCGCGTGCCAAATGCCACCTTCCCGACATTTGACCAGTTGAACAAAGCCGATATTCTCTTGGACAATAACTCCGTCACAGGGGGTATGTTGGCATTGGGGGAACTCCTCTATTTTTCGGATAACCTTGCCGAGCGAGTTGGGAAGATCACCTTCAAAACAGAAGCAACCAAAAACGATGCCCTCTACAATGCAAACCTATATGGGGCGATTGCACGTTATTTCTGGGGCGCATACTTTGGTCTAAACCCAGAACAAGGGGGCGGGGTAATTAATGCCGGGCCATTTATTGCTTCCAACCAAATGTATGACGATGCAGTGACAAGGCTCAAAACCGCACTAACGTTTGTGCAAGGCAAAGCCTACGAAACAAAACTCGTAAATTCAGTCATTGCAAAGGTACTCTTTGCAAAAGGTGACTACGCCGCTGCCAAAGCCCATGCCCAAGCCGGGTTGAAGAAAGGAGACAACCCGATGTTGGCGCTTTATGCCACCACCGCCGTCAATGGTTGGTACAACAACGCAGGCATAGGACGTACCCAGTTGGTTGCCGACCCACGCTATGCAACCTATGCCGCCGAAACCGGTGAGGCTGCACGGGTTCCGTTGACCAAACTCGGTACAACGTTCGTGTATTATCGCCAAGAGAAATACCCAGCCCGCGAGTCGTCCATCCCATTTGTTACATGGCAGGAAAACAACCTGATGCTCGCCGAAATTGCAGTACGTGAAGGCGCTGCTGCCGATGCCCTCCCATTGGTGAACGAAGTCCGGACAACAGGCCGCACCATTCCAGCCTTGACCGTAAACCCAACCGTGGATACCATTCTCGTGGAACGCGAGAAAGAACTGTTCTGTCAAGGGGTTCGGTTAATTGACCAACGTCGTGCTGGAAAATGGCACCTCGGTAACACGCCCGCTGGTACACCTACTTGGCGGTTTATGCCGATTACAGAACGGGAACGTAACGCAAACCCGAACCTGAAATAA
- a CDS encoding TonB-dependent receptor, whose product MFKPLKKLVGLVFLLTPFVAYAQSGKVAGKITDAGSGVPLPGATVRLEPSRLGAASDGDGRFVISRVPDGEYTLSVTFVGYRNFKRAVTVRNGGEVVANVALQEDPTGLDEVVVTGLAATNSKAIAPVATSKVDVGTLTQDKSFSNVNQMLAGKVSGVTVASSSGNVAGGLRFDIRSGGGLFGGGQPLIIVDGARILDVQSLTFGTGGQSMGTLVTLNPDDIQNIEVLKGPAGGALYGTSGANGVVIITTKSGKKAQGSGGLRVEYKGITGYNERQKEYTEDMAMSYKGHNALYIKGPIQQHTLSAAGSTGAINYFTSFDQRQEEGILRNNGLDRTSFRANFEAYPSDKFTIRVSSNFSNSKADLPQNDNNILGYLGNTLLYGPNLTTGARGDWRFTDSLAVENIQTQSEVNRFIGSVGLDFNPFQGLSLKATMGFDGFDQRDDQTFPANFRYSGRTKGERNVAMRRYQLLNYDATARYSTAFSNIKSNTSVGLTAFASTTSNFFITKQNFATELTTNVGAGADFIGGNEGFGDSREAGVFARQELTFKDAILVYGGARMDFASSVGRDAPNAVYPQAGVSVNFERLGILPSFVNLLKIRTAYGASGVLPGSLDGYDRLWTAVNSGYGGAGVLALIGNAGIKPESLQEIEAGLDAEFLGSRLGLEVTGFYNFATNAIIGKPNAPSTGQTASTVPFNVGKLNGWGVESKIYGTPLKTQNAVLDLTMIWNYNDNEVKDIGDSQPIYDGFSRNVIKAGLTRSAFFLPVVIGANFDANGKYLSPKFQTDAKGVQERVYVGRPTPLYNGSFTANLNLFKRVNVYVLTDWALGHSVFNGTQQFHSNPVYGNNKAYNELRAQLGLVTIPGITALAVGSNEYKAVAEKLVYMEHTVISNYIQPADYFKIREVSVSYNIGQLLSKSTANKVLKGATLSVAGRNLWSLYNSKFKGADVEINGTGARSLGRGQDFLTLQTPRQFYATLSLGF is encoded by the coding sequence ATGTTTAAACCTCTCAAAAAACTGGTCGGTTTGGTTTTCCTGCTCACACCCTTTGTAGCATATGCCCAAAGTGGAAAAGTGGCTGGTAAAATAACCGATGCTGGTTCGGGTGTTCCATTGCCGGGCGCCACTGTTCGCTTAGAACCTTCTCGTCTCGGTGCAGCGAGCGATGGGGATGGCCGCTTTGTAATCTCCCGCGTGCCCGATGGCGAATACACCCTCTCGGTTACTTTTGTGGGCTACCGCAACTTTAAGCGTGCTGTTACTGTGCGCAATGGTGGCGAGGTCGTTGCAAATGTTGCACTTCAAGAAGACCCAACCGGTTTGGATGAAGTGGTAGTGACGGGTTTGGCTGCTACCAACTCAAAAGCGATTGCGCCTGTCGCCACCTCTAAGGTAGATGTGGGTACGCTAACCCAAGACAAGTCTTTCTCAAACGTGAACCAAATGTTGGCCGGAAAAGTCTCTGGTGTGACGGTTGCTTCTTCTTCGGGTAACGTGGCTGGTGGCTTACGCTTCGATATCCGTTCGGGTGGCGGCCTCTTTGGGGGCGGCCAACCCTTAATTATTGTGGATGGCGCACGGATTTTGGACGTACAGAGCCTCACCTTCGGGACTGGTGGCCAGTCTATGGGAACCCTTGTCACCCTTAACCCAGATGATATTCAGAATATCGAGGTGCTTAAAGGCCCCGCTGGTGGAGCGCTTTATGGAACAAGTGGTGCAAACGGTGTGGTAATCATTACCACCAAATCTGGTAAAAAAGCACAAGGCTCTGGTGGTTTGAGGGTAGAATACAAAGGGATTACGGGATATAACGAGCGCCAAAAAGAATATACCGAAGACATGGCGATGTCCTATAAAGGGCACAATGCCCTGTACATCAAGGGGCCAATCCAGCAGCATACCTTGAGTGCAGCAGGTAGCACAGGTGCGATCAACTATTTCACCTCGTTCGACCAACGCCAAGAAGAAGGTATTCTTCGCAACAATGGCCTCGATCGGACGAGCTTCCGTGCGAACTTTGAGGCATATCCGAGCGATAAGTTCACCATTCGCGTTTCTTCCAATTTCTCGAATAGCAAGGCCGATTTGCCACAAAACGATAACAACATTTTGGGCTATTTGGGAAATACCTTGCTCTATGGGCCAAACCTGACAACGGGTGCGCGTGGTGATTGGCGCTTTACAGATAGCTTGGCCGTGGAGAATATCCAAACACAATCCGAGGTAAACCGCTTTATTGGATCCGTCGGCTTAGATTTTAATCCTTTCCAAGGACTTTCCTTGAAGGCTACCATGGGCTTTGATGGCTTTGACCAACGCGACGACCAAACTTTCCCTGCAAACTTCCGCTATTCCGGTAGAACCAAAGGGGAGCGCAACGTGGCCATGCGGCGCTATCAGTTGTTAAACTATGATGCAACCGCACGGTACAGCACCGCTTTTAGCAACATTAAGTCCAATACAAGTGTGGGGCTTACGGCTTTTGCCAGTACCACGTCAAACTTCTTTATCACCAAGCAAAATTTTGCCACCGAGTTGACCACCAATGTGGGCGCTGGAGCCGATTTTATTGGGGGGAACGAAGGTTTTGGTGATAGCCGCGAGGCTGGGGTTTTTGCTCGTCAAGAACTTACGTTCAAAGATGCCATCTTGGTCTATGGTGGTGCACGGATGGACTTTGCAAGCTCCGTAGGGCGCGATGCCCCCAACGCGGTCTATCCGCAAGCAGGGGTTTCGGTAAACTTTGAGCGCCTTGGCATCCTGCCTTCTTTTGTGAATTTATTAAAAATCCGCACAGCCTATGGCGCTTCCGGAGTATTGCCCGGCTCGTTAGATGGATATGATCGCCTTTGGACAGCTGTGAACTCTGGATATGGCGGCGCGGGTGTATTGGCTTTGATTGGTAATGCAGGCATCAAACCAGAAAGCCTTCAAGAAATTGAAGCGGGATTAGATGCAGAGTTTTTAGGTAGCCGTCTCGGCTTAGAAGTAACAGGTTTTTATAACTTTGCAACGAATGCCATCATAGGCAAACCCAATGCACCTTCTACTGGGCAAACCGCTTCTACGGTTCCCTTCAACGTTGGTAAACTGAATGGATGGGGTGTTGAGTCCAAAATCTATGGTACACCGCTAAAAACGCAAAATGCCGTCTTAGACCTGACAATGATCTGGAACTACAACGATAACGAAGTAAAGGACATCGGCGACTCACAACCAATTTATGATGGCTTTAGCCGTAACGTCATCAAAGCTGGTCTCACCCGTAGTGCTTTCTTTTTGCCAGTCGTGATCGGTGCAAACTTTGATGCCAATGGTAAATACCTTAGCCCTAAATTCCAGACGGATGCAAAGGGTGTACAAGAACGGGTATATGTCGGCCGCCCAACTCCGCTCTACAACGGCTCGTTTACGGCAAACCTAAACCTCTTCAAGCGTGTGAATGTGTATGTTCTTACCGATTGGGCGCTTGGACATAGCGTATTTAACGGAACCCAACAATTCCACAGCAACCCTGTTTATGGCAACAATAAAGCCTATAACGAACTCCGTGCACAGTTGGGTTTGGTGACGATTCCGGGCATCACTGCCTTGGCCGTAGGCTCCAACGAGTACAAAGCTGTTGCCGAGAAATTGGTTTATATGGAACACACGGTGATCTCGAACTACATCCAACCCGCAGATTACTTCAAGATTCGCGAAGTGAGTGTGAGCTATAACATTGGCCAACTGCTTTCCAAGTCAACAGCAAATAAAGTGCTTAAAGGAGCCACGCTTTCGGTAGCCGGACGGAACCTATGGAGCCTCTATAACTCGAAATTTAAAGGCGCTGATGTCGAAATCAACGGAACGGGCGCCCGTAGTTTGGGTCGTGGACAAGACTTCCTAACCCTCCAAACGCCACGCCAATTTTATGCAACCCTTAGCTTGGGCTTCTAA
- a CDS encoding pyridoxal phosphate-dependent aminotransferase: MKPLAQRTNALFQSDIRAVTALVNRVNGINLGQGICDLPTPEPIKKGAEAAIEDNRSIYTSYAGIPELRSAITEKARRFNLIPVPSSEDVMVSVGSTGAFVSTMFALFEPSDEVILFEPFYGYHRNLLSLTGVVSKTITMRGIHWTIDFDEVRTAISPKTKAIVINTPSNPCGKVWTRAELLEVQAIAEAYDLYVITDEIYEYMTYDGHEHVSFASLPNAYERTITLSGFSKTYNMTGWRLGYALAPEPLIEKMGLLNDLFYICAPAPLQYGLAEAFMMPNDYFVDMMADYTRKRQLMGETLEAIGFDVPWPQGAYYILANFENLSHKTAGFSNDRIACETLVNRAKVASVPGNSFFNHPEDGQFYLRFCFAKEWPVLEEACENLIRAFG, encoded by the coding sequence ATGAAACCACTTGCACAACGTACCAATGCACTATTCCAAAGTGACATTCGCGCAGTAACAGCCCTTGTCAACCGCGTAAATGGTATCAACTTGGGACAAGGTATTTGTGATTTGCCCACACCAGAACCCATCAAAAAAGGCGCAGAGGCGGCTATCGAGGACAACAGAAGCATCTACACCTCATATGCAGGCATCCCCGAATTAAGGTCTGCCATCACAGAAAAAGCACGTCGGTTTAACCTCATTCCGGTTCCATCGTCCGAGGATGTAATGGTAAGTGTAGGCTCTACAGGTGCGTTTGTTTCCACCATGTTTGCCCTTTTTGAACCCAGCGACGAGGTCATTTTGTTTGAGCCATTTTATGGGTATCATCGCAATTTATTGAGTTTGACGGGCGTTGTGTCGAAAACTATTACCATGCGTGGCATCCACTGGACGATAGATTTTGACGAAGTACGCACGGCGATTTCGCCCAAAACCAAAGCTATTGTCATTAACACCCCTTCCAATCCGTGCGGCAAAGTCTGGACACGCGCCGAGTTATTAGAAGTCCAAGCCATTGCCGAGGCATACGATTTATATGTCATCACCGATGAAATTTATGAATACATGACGTATGACGGACACGAGCATGTGTCTTTTGCGTCACTGCCTAACGCCTATGAACGCACGATCACGCTTTCTGGCTTCTCGAAAACCTATAACATGACCGGATGGCGGCTTGGCTATGCACTTGCCCCCGAGCCGCTTATCGAGAAGATGGGCCTACTCAACGATTTATTCTACATTTGTGCGCCAGCCCCTTTGCAATATGGGCTTGCAGAGGCGTTTATGATGCCCAATGATTATTTTGTGGACATGATGGCCGATTATACCCGAAAGCGACAACTCATGGGCGAGACCTTGGAGGCGATTGGTTTTGATGTTCCTTGGCCACAAGGAGCTTATTATATATTGGCCAATTTTGAAAATTTATCGCACAAAACCGCTGGATTTTCTAACGACAGAATTGCCTGCGAGACCTTGGTAAATCGCGCAAAAGTAGCCTCGGTGCCCGGAAATTCCTTTTTCAATCATCCAGAGGACGGGCAATTCTATTTGCGTTTTTGTTTTGCAAAAGAGTGGCCCGTCTTGGAAGAAGCCTGCGAGAACCTTATTCGGGCATTTGGATAA
- the folE gene encoding GTP cyclohydrolase I FolE produces MAYGYQRSDTYNAEVTAKLAQNIRQNLQFLGENPEREGLLKTPERVAKAMQFMTQGYHQDPKHILTSALFAESYSEMILVKNIEFYSMCEHHMLPFFGKAHVAYIPNGHIVGLSKIPRVVNVFARRLQVQERMTLQIRDAIQEVLQPLGAAVVIEARHMCMMVRGVEKQDSSTITSAVSGEFMKDATRAEFMKLIRSNDR; encoded by the coding sequence ATGGCTTATGGCTATCAACGAAGCGATACCTATAACGCCGAAGTAACGGCCAAACTTGCTCAGAATATTCGGCAAAATCTTCAATTCTTAGGCGAGAATCCTGAGAGAGAGGGCTTGCTCAAAACACCGGAAAGGGTTGCCAAAGCCATGCAATTTATGACGCAGGGCTATCATCAAGACCCCAAGCACATTCTCACTTCAGCACTTTTTGCAGAGAGCTACAGCGAGATGATTTTGGTCAAGAATATTGAGTTTTATTCTATGTGCGAGCATCATATGTTGCCCTTTTTTGGGAAAGCACACGTGGCCTATATCCCCAATGGTCATATCGTGGGTTTGAGCAAAATTCCGCGTGTGGTCAACGTTTTTGCAAGGCGCTTACAGGTACAAGAGCGTATGACGCTGCAAATCAGGGATGCCATTCAAGAGGTTTTGCAGCCATTGGGGGCCGCAGTGGTGATAGAAGCACGCCATATGTGTATGATGGTGCGTGGTGTGGAAAAGCAAGATTCTTCCACCATTACGAGTGCGGTCAGTGGCGAGTTTATGAAAGATGCAACCCGTGCCGAGTTTATGAAACTCATCCGCTCCAACGATCGGTAG
- a CDS encoding 6-carboxytetrahydropterin synthase, translated as MPRVYITRQVHFNAAHRLHNPAFDDAWNQAIFGHCNHPNWHGHNYVLEVTLAGSPDPHTGYLMDLGKLSHVLHERIVAKCDHRNLNLDVDFLQGIIPSAENLVVAFWNELVQVLPAGLLYAVRLWETPRNMAEYFGEIS; from the coding sequence ATGCCCCGCGTTTACATTACCCGCCAAGTCCATTTTAACGCTGCACATCGCCTGCACAATCCTGCGTTTGACGATGCTTGGAACCAGGCAATTTTTGGCCATTGCAATCATCCGAACTGGCATGGGCACAACTATGTCTTAGAAGTAACATTGGCTGGTTCGCCCGATCCTCATACTGGATACTTGATGGATTTAGGCAAATTGAGCCACGTTCTTCATGAACGTATTGTTGCTAAATGTGACCATCGGAACTTGAATTTAGATGTGGATTTCCTTCAAGGGATTATCCCCTCTGCCGAAAACTTGGTCGTTGCCTTTTGGAACGAATTGGTACAGGTTTTACCAGCGGGATTGTTGTATGCTGTCCGGTTATGGGAGACCCCACGGAATATGGCCGAGTATTTTGGAGAGATCTCTTGA
- a CDS encoding histidine triad nucleotide-binding protein: MAVKTLFQRIMDGEIPAEIVYEDEICIAFRDIAPKAPTHILVVPRKPIPRLDVLTPEDAPIIGHLFLAAKQIAANEGLVNGYRTVFNCGEDAGQTVFHLHLHLMGGRSFAWPPG, encoded by the coding sequence ATGGCAGTAAAGACTTTATTCCAGCGCATTATGGACGGGGAAATACCGGCTGAAATCGTCTATGAAGACGAAATTTGTATTGCTTTTCGGGACATTGCGCCCAAAGCTCCTACGCATATTCTTGTTGTTCCGCGCAAGCCCATACCGCGTCTTGATGTCTTGACGCCAGAAGATGCACCCATTATCGGTCATCTGTTTTTGGCAGCCAAACAAATTGCAGCAAACGAGGGGTTGGTAAATGGCTATCGGACGGTTTTCAACTGCGGGGAAGATGCTGGACAAACGGTATTTCATCTTCACCTCCATTTAATGGGTGGGCGCTCTTTTGCATGGCCTCCCGGTTAA